Proteins found in one Pseudomonas mosselii genomic segment:
- a CDS encoding oxidoreductase gives MYLTPQHVLLAGATGLTGEHLLDRLLNEPTISRVLAPTRRPLAEHPHLENPVGDPAVFLPQLAGRVDIAFCCLGTTLKQAGSENAFRAVDLDMVVAFSKRAREMGARHLLVISALGADPKSSVFYNRVKGEMEEALKQQDWPQLTIVRPSLLLGERIEPRLGERMAAPFARLIPGKYRGIEACTLARALWRLALEEEDGIRVVESDELRKLGKK, from the coding sequence ATGTACCTGACGCCTCAACATGTCCTGCTTGCCGGTGCCACGGGTCTGACGGGTGAACACCTGCTCGACCGCCTGCTCAACGAGCCCACCATCAGCCGCGTTCTGGCACCGACCCGCCGCCCCCTGGCCGAGCACCCGCACCTGGAAAACCCGGTGGGCGACCCGGCTGTGTTTCTCCCGCAACTGGCCGGCCGTGTCGATATCGCCTTCTGCTGCCTGGGCACCACGCTCAAGCAGGCCGGCTCGGAAAATGCGTTCCGCGCCGTCGACCTGGACATGGTCGTGGCCTTCAGCAAGCGTGCCCGCGAGATGGGCGCCCGCCACCTGCTGGTAATCAGCGCCTTGGGCGCCGATCCGAAATCGTCGGTCTTCTACAACCGGGTCAAGGGCGAGATGGAAGAGGCGCTCAAGCAGCAGGACTGGCCGCAGTTGACCATCGTGCGGCCTTCGCTGTTGCTGGGCGAGCGGATCGAGCCGCGTCTGGGGGAACGGATGGCAGCGCCCTTCGCCCGCCTGATACCGGGCAAGTACCGGGGCATCGAGGCCTGCACCCTGGCTCGGGCGCTGTGGCGTCTGGCGCTGGAAGAGGAAGATGGGATTCGGGTGGTTGAGTCCGACGAACTGCGCAAGCTGGGGAAGAAATAG
- the ubiX gene encoding flavin prenyltransferase UbiX — translation MSGPERITLAMTGASGAQYGLRLLDCLVREEREVHFLVSKAAQLVMATETDVLLPAKPQAMQAFLTEYTGAADGQIRVYGKEDWMSPVASGSGAPAAMVVVPCSTGTLSAIATGACNNLIERAADVTLKERRQLILVPREAPFSTIHLENMLKLSQMGAVILPAAPGFYHQPQSIDDLVDFVVARILNLLNIPQDMLPRWGEHHYGVDD, via the coding sequence GTGAGCGGGCCGGAACGCATCACCCTGGCCATGACCGGCGCCTCCGGGGCGCAGTATGGCCTGCGTCTGCTCGATTGCCTGGTGCGTGAGGAGCGTGAGGTGCACTTCCTCGTCTCCAAGGCCGCGCAACTGGTGATGGCCACCGAGACCGACGTGCTGCTGCCGGCCAAGCCCCAGGCCATGCAGGCGTTCCTCACCGAGTACACTGGCGCGGCCGACGGACAGATCCGCGTGTACGGCAAGGAAGACTGGATGTCGCCGGTGGCCTCGGGCTCCGGCGCGCCGGCGGCGATGGTGGTGGTGCCCTGTTCCACCGGGACCCTTTCGGCGATCGCCACGGGCGCCTGCAACAACCTGATCGAGCGCGCCGCCGACGTGACCCTCAAGGAGCGTCGGCAATTGATCCTGGTGCCGCGCGAGGCGCCGTTCTCCACCATCCACCTGGAGAACATGCTCAAGCTGTCGCAGATGGGCGCGGTGATCCTGCCGGCGGCACCGGGGTTCTACCACCAGCCGCAGAGCATCGACGACCTGGTCGATTTCGTCGTGGCGCGCATCCTCAATCTGCTGAACATCCCGCAGGACATGCTGCCGCGCTGGGGCGAGCATCACTATGGGGTCGATGATTGA
- a CDS encoding YceK/YidQ family lipoprotein, which yields MKRVLAGLVILVQLGGCATVRTLDANKPGAPVVYAGTRLDLYVINGGCCPLDRFGAEAPAYPGLDLPGSALLDTLLLPLSLLTAAGVGFNATGGL from the coding sequence TTGAAGCGGGTGCTGGCGGGGCTGGTGATACTGGTCCAGCTCGGCGGCTGCGCCACGGTGCGCACCCTCGACGCCAACAAGCCGGGGGCGCCGGTGGTGTATGCCGGGACGCGCCTGGACCTGTACGTGATCAACGGCGGTTGTTGTCCCCTGGACCGCTTTGGCGCCGAAGCGCCGGCCTATCCGGGGCTGGACCTGCCGGGCAGTGCGTTGCTGGATACCTTGCTGCTGCCGTTGTCGTTGTTGACGGCGGCGGGGGTGGGCTTTAACGCCACCGGTGGTCTTTGA
- a CDS encoding C13 family peptidase, with amino-acid sequence MRPLLPLTLILLLAACGEGEPLSPPDARLPDGGRYRGQVVDGLLQGEGRIDYPNGSWYAGTFKDGQWHGQGEWHGSNGEVYRGQFSAGLFQGLGDLTTPGSHYAGTFKHGRRDGEGTLKQNDQTYRGQFKDDQYEGAGQLELADGSRYQGLFAKGKPNGAGVRSDASGNQFSGHFIDGQLQGAGTYDSADGEQYIGEFKDNRLEGRGRYESADGDVWIGDFKDGSLVGQGELLGSDGSRYKGGFRDWRFAGSGTLQLADGSQYVGGFADDTYHGRGKLTHPDGRIESGTWVNGVRVRDAQGKLLPDPLDLALLNQGKLLADALAKVPASVPPVQLYSLVVAGDGQQSVFLREADYVSNMLKVRFGAHGQVTLVNHRDHLADRPMATRENLTRAARTLAERSGPEDLVFIYLTSHGSHDHQLVLDQPRLQLADLSADELASALAPLKDRDKVIVISACYSGGYIAPLKDDRTLVMTAARPDRVSFGCSEEADFTYFGDALFAQALNQTDDLKQAFELARQSVAERERREGFEASEPQLWAPPAVISHWQRLRRQQAEQALRNEAQPASGQQAKTPGAH; translated from the coding sequence ATGCGCCCCCTGCTTCCCCTGACCTTGATCCTGTTGCTTGCCGCCTGCGGCGAAGGTGAACCGTTGTCGCCTCCGGACGCCCGGTTGCCCGACGGCGGCCGCTACCGCGGCCAGGTGGTCGATGGGCTGCTGCAAGGCGAGGGACGCATCGACTACCCCAACGGCAGCTGGTATGCCGGCACCTTCAAGGACGGCCAGTGGCATGGCCAAGGCGAATGGCATGGCAGCAACGGCGAGGTCTATCGCGGCCAGTTCAGTGCAGGCCTGTTCCAGGGGCTGGGCGACCTGACCACCCCCGGAAGCCATTATGCAGGCACCTTCAAGCATGGCCGACGCGACGGCGAGGGCACGCTCAAGCAGAACGACCAGACCTACCGCGGCCAGTTCAAGGACGACCAGTACGAAGGCGCCGGCCAACTCGAACTGGCCGACGGCAGCCGCTACCAGGGGCTGTTCGCCAAGGGCAAGCCCAATGGCGCCGGAGTGCGCAGCGACGCCAGCGGCAACCAGTTCAGCGGCCACTTCATCGACGGGCAGTTGCAAGGCGCCGGCACCTATGACAGCGCCGACGGCGAGCAGTACATCGGCGAATTCAAGGACAACCGCCTCGAAGGCCGGGGGCGCTACGAGAGCGCCGACGGCGACGTCTGGATCGGCGACTTCAAGGATGGATCACTGGTCGGCCAGGGCGAACTGCTGGGCAGCGACGGCAGCCGCTACAAGGGAGGTTTTCGCGACTGGCGCTTCGCCGGCAGCGGTACCTTGCAGCTGGCCGACGGCAGCCAGTACGTCGGCGGTTTCGCCGACGACACCTACCACGGTCGCGGCAAGCTGACCCACCCGGACGGACGGATCGAGAGCGGCACCTGGGTCAACGGCGTGCGCGTGCGCGATGCCCAGGGCAAACTGCTGCCCGACCCACTGGACCTGGCCTTGCTCAACCAGGGCAAGCTGCTGGCCGATGCCCTGGCCAAGGTGCCGGCGTCGGTGCCGCCGGTGCAGCTGTACAGCCTGGTGGTAGCCGGCGACGGCCAGCAGAGCGTATTCCTGCGCGAAGCCGACTATGTCAGCAACATGCTCAAGGTGCGCTTCGGCGCCCACGGCCAGGTGACCCTGGTCAACCATCGCGACCACCTGGCCGACCGCCCGATGGCCACCCGCGAGAACCTCACCCGCGCCGCCCGCACCCTGGCCGAGCGCAGCGGCCCCGAGGACCTGGTGTTCATCTACCTGACCAGCCATGGCAGCCATGACCACCAACTGGTCCTCGACCAGCCGCGCCTGCAACTGGCCGACCTCTCCGCGGACGAGCTGGCCAGCGCCCTGGCCCCGCTGAAAGACCGCGACAAGGTAATCGTCATCTCGGCCTGCTATTCGGGTGGCTACATCGCTCCGCTCAAGGACGACCGCACCCTGGTCATGACCGCCGCGCGCCCCGACCGGGTGTCGTTCGGCTGCTCCGAAGAAGCCGACTTCACCTATTTCGGCGACGCCCTGTTCGCCCAGGCGCTGAACCAGACCGACGACTTGAAACAGGCGTTTGAACTGGCGCGTCAAAGCGTTGCCGAAAGAGAACGAAGGGAGGGCTTCGAAGCCTCGGAGCCGCAGCTCTGGGCGCCGCCAGCAGTGATCAGCCACTGGCAGCGCCTGCGCCGCCAACAGGCCGAGCAAGCCCTGCGCAATGAAGCCCAGCCAGCTTCTGGGCAACAGGCAAAAACACCTGGTGCCCACTAA